A genomic window from Thioalkalivibrio sp. ALJ12 includes:
- a CDS encoding EAL domain-containing protein: protein MPDHPDSTRFQRLFDQAPEAQLVLNRAGHVVAANQAASRLLGYAQGELTDGIHITAIDLEATQADVDHAHGQPDERLPARFETRYRRRDGGEFPAEININAIHTGEDIEVLTTVRDITRQQQSEQALHELETQLSATIRHAPLILFGLGPDGVFTLSEGAALHSLGLQPGEVVGQDARRLYADHPAILSAIDRALAGERFQTEVKVGDSHFSISWMPSEIAQSLQPGVLGVAWDITSLRAAEATTASERDRLLTTLHSISDGVLTADTTGRLTYLNPSARDLLGVDATAVQGQRLDEVLELEDTHTGHRVMNPVTQCLETGMTLESPERVLRRPDGAARVVRLLVSPLRRPDHHSEGVVVVLHDHTELWRMTQQLNHQATHDELTGLCNRREFERRLDEALRTLEEGDTPHALFYMDLDQFKIINDTCGHQAGDALLRELADLLPAHIRDSDTLARLGGDEFGLLLTHCPVERAEAIGKKLLATAQGLRFSWEGRRFDVGMSIGLVPIEGPGRNLPEVLSQADSACYVAKDLGRNRLYTWKPSDQILRRRHGEMEWVGRLRAALEDARFVAYAQPVKPLNGADLPLDHVEILLRLHGEDGTLITPGAFIPAAERYHLMPEIDRHVVELVFRQLADHRDQNPDHAPVVVSINLSGQSLAQDGMLEFITSRMSQFRIQAQQIIFEITETAAISHHDRAQGLIRALRYMGCRFSLDDFGSGLSSFGYLKNLPVDFLKVDGSFVRDIATNAVDAAMVTAIHRVGHVLGLRTIAECVESEETMHHLREIGLDFVQGYHLARPIPLADYLAEIAGR, encoded by the coding sequence ATGCCCGATCATCCGGACAGCACCCGCTTTCAGCGCCTGTTTGACCAGGCACCGGAGGCGCAGCTGGTGCTCAATCGAGCGGGCCATGTCGTCGCGGCAAACCAAGCCGCATCGCGCCTGCTCGGCTACGCCCAAGGCGAACTGACCGACGGCATCCACATCACCGCGATCGACCTCGAGGCCACGCAAGCCGACGTCGACCATGCTCACGGCCAGCCCGACGAGCGCCTGCCGGCCCGCTTTGAAACGCGCTACCGCCGACGAGACGGGGGCGAATTTCCGGCCGAGATCAATATCAACGCGATTCATACCGGGGAGGATATCGAGGTCCTGACTACGGTCCGCGACATCACCCGACAGCAGCAATCCGAGCAGGCCCTGCACGAGCTGGAGACCCAGCTCTCGGCCACGATCCGCCACGCGCCGCTGATCCTGTTCGGGCTGGGGCCGGATGGTGTTTTCACCCTGTCCGAGGGGGCTGCACTGCACAGCCTGGGGCTGCAACCCGGCGAGGTCGTCGGGCAGGACGCACGCCGGCTGTACGCCGACCACCCGGCCATCCTGTCTGCAATCGATCGCGCACTCGCCGGAGAGCGCTTTCAAACCGAGGTCAAGGTCGGCGACAGCCACTTCTCCATCTCATGGATGCCGTCGGAGATTGCCCAGTCACTTCAGCCGGGCGTGCTCGGCGTCGCCTGGGACATCACATCGCTGCGCGCGGCCGAGGCGACCACGGCCTCGGAGCGCGACCGACTCCTGACCACGCTGCACTCCATCAGCGACGGCGTGCTGACCGCGGACACCACCGGGCGCCTGACCTATCTCAACCCGTCGGCGCGCGACCTGCTGGGCGTGGACGCCACGGCGGTCCAGGGCCAGCGTCTCGACGAGGTGCTGGAGCTCGAGGACACGCATACCGGCCACCGGGTCATGAACCCGGTCACGCAGTGCCTGGAGACGGGTATGACGCTGGAGTCGCCGGAGCGCGTGCTGCGCCGCCCGGACGGTGCGGCCCGCGTGGTCCGCCTGCTGGTCTCGCCCCTGCGGCGACCGGACCACCACAGCGAGGGGGTCGTGGTCGTGCTGCATGACCACACCGAGCTGTGGCGCATGACCCAGCAACTGAACCACCAGGCCACCCACGACGAGCTCACCGGCCTGTGCAACCGCCGCGAGTTCGAACGGCGCCTGGACGAGGCCCTGCGCACCCTGGAGGAGGGCGACACGCCCCACGCGCTGTTCTATATGGACCTGGACCAGTTCAAGATCATCAACGATACCTGCGGCCATCAGGCCGGGGACGCGCTACTGCGCGAACTGGCCGACCTGCTGCCCGCCCATATTCGCGACAGCGACACCCTGGCGCGTCTCGGTGGTGACGAGTTCGGCCTGCTACTGACGCATTGCCCGGTGGAACGCGCGGAGGCCATCGGCAAGAAACTACTGGCCACGGCCCAGGGTCTGCGCTTCTCCTGGGAGGGCCGCCGCTTTGATGTGGGCATGAGCATCGGCCTGGTCCCGATCGAGGGCCCTGGCCGGAACCTTCCGGAGGTCCTCAGCCAGGCGGATTCCGCTTGCTACGTGGCCAAGGATCTCGGGCGCAACCGGCTCTATACCTGGAAGCCCTCCGACCAGATCCTGCGCCGACGCCATGGCGAGATGGAATGGGTCGGCCGTCTGCGTGCGGCCCTGGAGGATGCCCGTTTTGTCGCCTATGCCCAGCCGGTCAAGCCCCTGAACGGCGCCGATCTGCCGCTGGACCATGTCGAGATCCTGCTGCGCCTGCACGGGGAAGACGGAACCCTGATCACCCCGGGCGCCTTTATCCCGGCTGCCGAACGCTACCACCTGATGCCCGAGATCGATCGCCATGTGGTCGAACTCGTGTTCCGCCAGCTGGCCGATCACCGGGACCAGAACCCGGATCATGCCCCAGTCGTGGTGTCGATCAATCTGTCCGGGCAGTCGCTGGCGCAGGACGGGATGCTCGAATTCATCACCAGCCGCATGAGCCAGTTCCGCATTCAGGCGCAGCAGATCATTTTCGAGATCACCGAGACCGCCGCGATCAGTCATCACGACCGCGCACAGGGCCTGATCCGCGCGCTGCGCTACATGGGCTGCCGCTTCTCCCTGGACGACTTCGGCAGCGGGCTGTCCTCGTTCGGCTACCTGAAGAACCTGCCGGTCGACTTCCTCAAGGTGGACGGCAGTTTCGTGCGCGACATCGCGACCAACGCGGTCGATGCGGCGATGGTCACCGCGATCCACCGCGTCGGCCATGTGCTCGGGCTGCGCACCATCGCCGAGTGCGTGGAATCCGAGGAGACCATGCACCACCTGCGCGAGATCGGGCTCGACTTCGTCCAGGGCTATCACCTGGCCAGGCCGATTCCGCTGGCCGACTACCTCGCGGAAATTGCCGGCCGCTGA
- the queG gene encoding tRNA epoxyqueuosine(34) reductase QueG — MIAEIVPEPLDPRQCDALAEQIRAWGRELGFQALRIAPATVPEVDRQHLDRWLQKGSHGEMGWMAERAALRHDPAQLMPGVQRVISVRMDYFPPRTRRPAIQLAERDRAYVSRYALGRDYHKLIRKRLTELGRRIEAAAGPHGYRAFTDSAPILEKALAARAGLGWIGKNTNLLARESGSWFFLGELFTDLPLPMDDPVGEHCGACTACLDICPTQAFRGPYDLDARRCISYLTIELKGSIPEELRPLIGNRIYGCDDCQLVCPWNRFAEVSAEPDFVARHGLDAASLVELFGWDETTFLQRTEGMAIRRIGHEQWLRNLAVALGNGPASAEAETALRARADHPSALVREHVGWALERLRSPASSPPADHTSRLTQAPGQ; from the coding sequence ATGATTGCCGAAATCGTGCCTGAGCCTCTCGATCCACGCCAATGTGACGCGCTGGCCGAACAGATTCGGGCCTGGGGCCGCGAGCTGGGCTTCCAGGCCCTGCGCATCGCGCCGGCCACGGTCCCGGAGGTGGACCGCCAGCACCTGGACCGCTGGCTGCAGAAAGGCTCGCACGGCGAGATGGGCTGGATGGCCGAACGCGCCGCACTGCGCCACGATCCCGCACAACTGATGCCGGGCGTACAACGCGTGATCAGCGTGCGCATGGACTACTTTCCTCCGCGCACCCGGCGCCCGGCGATCCAGCTGGCCGAACGGGACCGCGCCTATGTCTCCCGCTACGCCCTCGGCCGCGACTACCACAAGCTGATCCGCAAGCGCCTGACCGAACTGGGCCGGCGCATCGAGGCCGCAGCAGGACCGCACGGCTATCGTGCCTTCACCGACAGCGCACCCATTCTGGAAAAGGCCCTGGCCGCCCGTGCCGGGCTCGGCTGGATCGGCAAGAACACCAACCTGCTCGCCCGCGAGAGTGGATCCTGGTTCTTTCTGGGCGAGCTGTTTACGGACCTGCCGCTACCGATGGACGACCCGGTTGGCGAACACTGCGGGGCATGTACCGCCTGCCTCGACATCTGCCCGACGCAGGCCTTTCGCGGGCCCTACGACCTGGATGCCCGGCGCTGCATCTCCTACCTGACCATCGAGCTGAAGGGGTCGATCCCCGAAGAGCTGCGCCCGCTGATCGGCAACCGTATTTACGGCTGCGACGACTGCCAGCTGGTCTGCCCGTGGAATCGCTTTGCCGAGGTCTCCGCGGAACCCGACTTCGTCGCCCGCCACGGACTGGATGCCGCTAGTCTGGTGGAACTGTTCGGCTGGGACGAGACCACCTTCCTGCAACGCACCGAGGGCATGGCCATCCGCCGTATCGGCCACGAGCAGTGGCTGCGCAATCTGGCGGTCGCCCTGGGCAATGGCCCGGCTTCCGCGGAGGCCGAGACGGCCCTTCGCGCCCGCGCCGACCACCCCTCCGCCCTGGTACGCGAACACGTCGGCTGGGCCCTCGAACGATTGCGCAGTCCCGCGTCATCGCCGCCCGCGGACCACACCTCCCGTCTCACACAGGCCCCCGGACAATAA